A window of the Roseovarius sp. S88 genome harbors these coding sequences:
- a CDS encoding DMT family transporter produces MTAIPETPPQPTRRAWAMGLMIVSSVGISFSGLVIRTIEEADVWQINLYRSIALITMVALIMVLRHGGAAPDRIRGIGRPGLLAGLMLACAGICFLQSITNTTVANTLFMLSAIPFITALLARFFLGERLTRSTLLTMCAAALGVAVMVSGGIGAGSLYGNLMGFLTALCFSGYAIIVRSHRGIEMLPVLIVSGSFIIIISLALRWGDLAIPLRDILLCFLLGGILSGLANALFIAASKQLMAAELTLFMLLEFALGPVWVWLIIAEVPTPVTIVGGAIVIGSVAVRAGLELARNRARLRGNSPRL; encoded by the coding sequence ATGACCGCCATACCAGAGACCCCTCCGCAACCCACACGGCGCGCCTGGGCAATGGGGCTTATGATCGTCAGCTCAGTGGGCATCAGCTTTAGTGGATTGGTGATCCGCACGATCGAGGAAGCGGATGTTTGGCAGATAAATTTATATCGCTCAATTGCACTGATCACCATGGTTGCGTTGATTATGGTTCTGCGCCATGGCGGCGCTGCTCCAGACCGTATCCGTGGTATCGGTCGTCCTGGTCTGCTGGCAGGCCTTATGCTTGCTTGCGCTGGTATTTGCTTTTTGCAGTCGATCACGAACACAACGGTCGCAAACACGCTTTTCATGCTAAGCGCAATTCCGTTCATCACGGCCTTGCTGGCGCGCTTTTTTCTGGGTGAAAGGCTCACGCGCTCAACGTTGTTGACGATGTGCGCTGCAGCGCTCGGCGTCGCGGTTATGGTTTCCGGCGGGATAGGCGCAGGTTCGCTTTATGGGAACCTTATGGGGTTTCTAACGGCGCTCTGCTTTTCGGGATACGCAATCATCGTCCGCAGCCACCGCGGGATTGAAATGCTGCCGGTACTGATCGTGTCGGGGAGTTTTATCATCATTATCTCTCTGGCGCTACGCTGGGGGGATCTTGCTATCCCACTACGTGACATTCTGCTTTGCTTTCTATTGGGTGGTATTTTGTCGGGTCTGGCCAACGCGCTTTTCATTGCTGCTTCAAAACAGCTTATGGCTGCAGAGCTGACGCTGTTCATGTTGCTCGAATTCGCCCTCGGCCCGGTCTGGGTTTGGCTAATCATCGCTGAGGTTCCAACACCAGTGACGATTGTAGGCGGTGCCATCGTAATCGGCTCCGTTGCGGTGCGGGCGGGCTTGGAACTGGCCCGCAATCGCGCACGCTTACGAGGAAATTCTCCGCGGCTCTAA
- the phnE gene encoding phosphonate ABC transporter, permease protein PhnE, with product MPVSETGGLKVWQRRTQRESQTHWLMWLTGVAVFAYCWQQISQATTWFFVWDAPRIAGDIWTRATPPRWEYITQLGKPIWDTINIATLGTILALLMAVPVAFLAARNTTPSALFIRPVALLIIVSTRSINSLIWALLLIAIIGPGVFAGVIAIAIRSIGFCAKLLYEAIEEIDATQVEAVTATGASRWQVMAYGIVPQILPAFAGIAVFRWDINIRESTVLGLVGAGGIGLQLSASLNVLAWPQVSLILLVILAAVVISEWVSAKVRGAII from the coding sequence ATGCCGGTAAGCGAAACAGGTGGCCTGAAGGTCTGGCAGCGCAGAACCCAGCGTGAAAGCCAGACGCACTGGCTTATGTGGCTGACTGGTGTGGCGGTCTTTGCCTATTGCTGGCAGCAGATTTCGCAGGCAACGACCTGGTTCTTTGTATGGGACGCGCCGCGCATTGCCGGAGACATCTGGACCCGTGCCACCCCGCCACGATGGGAATACATCACCCAGCTCGGCAAGCCCATTTGGGATACGATCAACATTGCCACGCTCGGCACCATCCTTGCGCTTCTGATGGCAGTTCCTGTCGCCTTTCTGGCTGCGCGAAATACCACACCTTCCGCACTCTTCATACGTCCGGTGGCTCTTCTGATCATTGTTTCAACACGGTCGATCAATTCACTGATCTGGGCGTTGCTGCTGATTGCCATCATCGGCCCTGGTGTGTTCGCAGGCGTTATCGCCATCGCAATCCGCTCCATCGGATTTTGTGCAAAGCTTCTATACGAGGCAATTGAAGAAATTGATGCCACTCAGGTTGAAGCGGTCACTGCCACCGGCGCGTCTCGTTGGCAGGTCATGGCCTATGGGATCGTGCCGCAAATCCTTCCTGCGTTTGCGGGAATTGCCGTGTTTCGTTGGGACATCAACATCCGCGAATCTACCGTCCTTGGGCTTGTCGGTGCCGGAGGGATCGGGCTTCAGCTATCGGCATCCCTGAACGTTCTGGCCTGGCCGCAGGTTTCGTTGATCTTGCTTGTCATTCTTGCCGCGGTTGTGATCTCGGAATGGGTTTCCGCGAAAGTCCGCGGCGCGATCATCTGA
- a CDS encoding ornithine cyclodeaminase, which produces MQMFDAETVHRLLTYETLIPALHDMHAGEMPAGDGVYTKDPAGSGNMFVTLPGWLGGKLIVVKMVGVFPGNRDRDPPIGSVLGAVAAFDSETGAPILVADGEAMTYRKTAAISGLGSVLLAPPKPQELLIVGAGGLGPHVAMAHIAARPSIKHVRIWNRTAPRAEALAIVLSAKGISAKAVPDLDAAVAEADVISCVTMSLKPLVKGALLKPGAHLDLVGSYLPDMREADDDAMRRGSVYTCCDRGRDEVGELTLPVATGALRWDDIRGDAFGLVQKRAAGRASDHEITVFKNIGGAHQDVFNAAILKQAAGL; this is translated from the coding sequence ATGCAGATGTTCGACGCCGAAACTGTTCACCGGTTGTTAACTTACGAAACGCTGATTCCTGCGCTTCATGACATGCATGCGGGTGAGATGCCTGCCGGCGATGGTGTTTACACCAAAGATCCGGCAGGTTCGGGCAATATGTTTGTAACGTTGCCGGGCTGGTTGGGTGGGAAGCTGATCGTAGTCAAGATGGTTGGCGTGTTTCCGGGTAATCGTGACCGCGATCCTCCTATCGGATCGGTGCTTGGCGCTGTTGCGGCCTTCGATTCTGAGACAGGTGCGCCGATACTGGTGGCTGATGGCGAAGCTATGACCTATCGCAAGACGGCCGCTATCTCGGGGCTCGGCTCGGTGCTTCTGGCCCCACCCAAGCCTCAGGAACTGCTCATCGTGGGCGCGGGTGGGTTAGGGCCACATGTCGCAATGGCGCATATTGCAGCACGCCCGTCGATAAAACACGTCCGCATCTGGAACCGCACCGCACCCCGTGCCGAAGCTTTGGCCATCGTGCTCAGTGCGAAAGGTATCTCAGCCAAGGCCGTGCCTGATCTCGATGCTGCTGTGGCTGAGGCCGATGTGATCAGTTGCGTTACCATGTCACTCAAGCCGCTCGTGAAGGGCGCGCTGCTAAAACCCGGCGCGCATCTCGACCTGGTGGGATCATACCTGCCGGACATGCGCGAGGCAGATGATGACGCGATGCGGCGCGGCTCTGTTTACACCTGCTGCGACCGCGGCCGCGACGAGGTGGGCGAACTGACACTGCCAGTGGCCACTGGTGCGCTGCGCTGGGATGATATCCGTGGCGACGCGTTCGGCCTTGTACAGAAACGCGCTGCAGGGCGTGCCTCTGACCATGAAATCACCGTCTTCAAGAACATTGGCGGCGCACACCAGGATGTCTTTAACGCCGCGATCCTGAAGCAGGCCGCCGGGCTCTGA
- a CDS encoding FAD-dependent oxidoreductase: MPAPARSTTSDPLLEPFQLAHLELRNRIMSTSHAIGFGEDGMPAERYQLYHEAKAKGGIGLTMFGGSTNVSPDSANTFGQLRASEDRVIPYFQDFADRVHKHGAALMCQLTHLGGRSQWRGDNWLPTISPSRFREPLHRGFTKEMQADDISRVIGDFGQAARRCYEGGLDGCELHITGHLIGQFWSPATNQRSDDFGGSLENRARFGLMVLEEIRRVVTQPFIVGVRMVVGEGDGGDMPDEEYLAMAEILERSDLIDFFNFGYGRIDTEVGLARYMPGMAIGLAPQLRSVANFRQHVKLPVFHAARINDMATARFAVGEGHVDLIGMTRAHIADPHIARKLSEGAEETIRPCVGATYCSWYGSCIHNPAIGREDVLPHVIEKTTQRKHVTVVGAGPGGLEAARVAAERGHSVTLLEAAPKAGGQILLAAKLDLRRDLVGIVDWRVSELERLGATLRYNVLADAKEIVETDPDTVIIATGGIPDRLEDIPGAELGTPLWDVLESAAPPEGDVIFYDGTGTAAGLNGAHTLATAGAKLTYVTPDSTAGAEVSYIERPLQMRAFYKSGVELRPDLTLRRVARDENRLCLTFENSYSGESVKMRCDTLIYEHGTLPVDTLYLELAGSARNGGLPDLAAWATAEPQPKANGEGFDLYRIGDAVSSRDIHAAILDAARLCARL, encoded by the coding sequence ATGCCCGCACCTGCCCGCTCGACGACATCCGATCCACTCCTGGAACCTTTCCAACTGGCGCATCTTGAGCTGCGCAACCGGATCATGAGCACGTCGCATGCCATCGGCTTTGGCGAGGATGGTATGCCCGCTGAACGCTATCAGCTTTATCACGAGGCCAAGGCCAAAGGTGGGATCGGGCTGACCATGTTTGGCGGATCGACCAACGTATCGCCAGACAGCGCCAACACTTTCGGCCAATTGCGCGCAAGCGAAGACCGCGTCATCCCCTACTTCCAGGACTTTGCAGATCGGGTGCACAAACATGGCGCCGCCCTCATGTGCCAACTCACACATCTGGGCGGACGAAGCCAATGGCGCGGGGACAATTGGCTGCCGACCATCTCGCCCAGCCGGTTCCGTGAACCTTTGCATCGTGGTTTCACCAAGGAAATGCAGGCTGATGATATTTCCCGCGTGATTGGCGATTTTGGTCAAGCCGCGCGGCGCTGTTACGAGGGTGGGCTCGACGGGTGCGAATTGCATATCACCGGGCACCTCATCGGACAGTTCTGGTCGCCTGCCACGAACCAGCGCAGCGATGACTTTGGCGGCAGCCTCGAAAACCGTGCTCGGTTTGGCCTTATGGTGCTGGAAGAGATCCGCCGCGTTGTAACGCAACCCTTTATCGTAGGAGTCCGCATGGTCGTGGGCGAAGGTGACGGCGGCGACATGCCTGATGAAGAGTACCTCGCCATGGCAGAGATACTGGAACGTTCCGACCTGATAGATTTCTTCAATTTCGGTTACGGACGCATCGACACAGAGGTTGGTCTTGCCCGCTACATGCCTGGCATGGCGATCGGGCTGGCCCCACAACTGCGCTCGGTGGCAAATTTTCGACAGCATGTGAAATTGCCGGTTTTTCACGCCGCGCGGATCAATGATATGGCGACTGCACGGTTCGCAGTGGGCGAAGGGCATGTCGATCTCATTGGCATGACACGTGCGCATATTGCGGATCCGCATATCGCACGAAAGCTCTCTGAAGGCGCAGAAGAAACCATCCGTCCCTGCGTGGGCGCAACCTATTGCTCTTGGTACGGGAGCTGCATTCACAACCCGGCTATAGGTCGCGAGGACGTGCTGCCGCATGTGATTGAGAAAACCACCCAGCGCAAACACGTCACCGTGGTTGGCGCTGGCCCCGGCGGGCTGGAAGCCGCACGCGTTGCTGCAGAGCGGGGCCATAGTGTCACCTTACTGGAGGCTGCGCCCAAGGCTGGTGGCCAGATTTTACTGGCCGCAAAGCTTGACCTTCGGCGTGACCTGGTTGGCATTGTCGATTGGCGCGTGAGCGAATTGGAACGCCTTGGCGCAACCCTTCGCTACAATGTGCTCGCGGATGCAAAAGAGATTGTGGAGACTGACCCAGATACGGTCATCATTGCCACTGGCGGCATCCCCGACCGGCTTGAGGACATACCGGGCGCCGAGCTTGGAACGCCCTTGTGGGACGTGTTGGAATCCGCCGCGCCGCCCGAGGGCGATGTGATTTTCTACGACGGAACCGGCACAGCCGCAGGTTTGAACGGTGCACACACGCTCGCCACCGCGGGTGCGAAACTGACCTACGTGACCCCCGATAGCACCGCTGGCGCAGAGGTAAGTTACATTGAACGACCGTTGCAAATGCGCGCCTTCTACAAATCGGGAGTTGAGCTGCGCCCGGACCTTACACTGCGCCGCGTGGCCCGCGACGAAAACCGCCTGTGCCTGACATTCGAGAACAGTTACAGCGGTGAGTCAGTGAAAATGCGCTGCGATACTCTGATCTACGAGCACGGTACACTGCCGGTCGACACGCTCTATCTCGAGCTGGCAGGCTCGGCACGCAATGGCGGCTTGCCAGACCTGGCGGCCTGGGCCACCGCCGAGCCGCAACCAAAAGCCAATGGCGAGGGGTTCGATCTTTACCGGATCGGCGACGCCGTTTCGTCGCGCGACATCCATGCCGCGATCCTGGACGCTGCGAGGCTCTGCGCACGGCTTTAG
- a CDS encoding acetolactate synthase large subunit, with translation MNGAKSLVKTFLHSGVDTVFANPGTSEMHFVAALDEHPEMNCVLCLFEGGTTGAADGYYRMKRDVAGTLLHLAPGFGNAFANLHNAQKSGSGIVNVVGDHATHHLRYESPLKGDIVGVSQSVSHWTRVSHHATSVATDGAAAIQAARSQNGQIATLVLPANTAWEPSQGPVTTSLPPHPLHRPSAEVIEVAAVRLKNRNAALMIGGAALFEPLRTLVGKISAATGCRLLCDTLIPRIAKGAGAAQLDQLVYPITPKIAQVEQTSSITMIGADRPVAFFAYPGKPSTPEPAGCTVSTLCAPTDDIAWTVQSLADAVGVSSKTQQNTYALDLPPIPTGGLMLEKVGRALAALIPENAIVCNESVTSGFHVIPPMATARPHDLLGGTGGAIGLCLPCATGAAIACPDRKVIALTGDGSAMYTLQSLWTMARENLDVTVVVFANGGYQILRDELANVGVESIGKNAEAMFDVEKPSLDWVSLAKGHGVPGTRAEDTDEFVKALSVGLSSGGPSLIEVVCP, from the coding sequence ATGAACGGCGCAAAATCGTTGGTCAAAACCTTCCTTCATAGTGGTGTGGACACAGTTTTTGCCAATCCCGGCACTTCTGAGATGCACTTTGTTGCAGCTCTTGATGAGCACCCCGAGATGAACTGCGTTCTGTGTCTGTTTGAGGGCGGCACGACGGGCGCCGCGGATGGCTACTACCGCATGAAGCGCGATGTCGCTGGCACGCTGCTGCATCTTGCGCCGGGATTTGGCAACGCATTTGCAAATCTACACAATGCCCAAAAATCGGGATCCGGGATCGTGAATGTTGTTGGTGATCACGCAACACATCACTTGCGTTACGAAAGCCCGCTCAAGGGTGATATTGTCGGCGTGAGCCAATCCGTCAGCCATTGGACGCGGGTGTCTCATCATGCCACGAGCGTCGCAACGGATGGCGCTGCGGCGATTCAGGCTGCGCGCTCTCAGAACGGCCAGATTGCGACGCTTGTTCTTCCGGCCAACACGGCATGGGAGCCGTCGCAAGGACCTGTGACAACAAGCTTACCGCCTCACCCGCTTCATCGCCCATCTGCAGAAGTGATCGAGGTTGCGGCTGTGCGTTTAAAGAATAGAAACGCTGCTTTAATGATAGGTGGTGCTGCGCTCTTTGAGCCTCTTCGCACCTTGGTTGGCAAAATTTCCGCTGCAACCGGATGCCGCTTGTTATGCGACACACTGATCCCGCGCATTGCAAAAGGAGCAGGGGCTGCACAATTGGATCAGCTTGTCTATCCGATCACCCCAAAGATTGCTCAGGTTGAGCAAACGTCTTCCATCACAATGATCGGTGCTGATCGCCCCGTCGCATTTTTTGCATATCCGGGAAAACCGAGCACTCCTGAACCTGCTGGGTGCACGGTTTCAACCTTGTGTGCCCCTACAGATGACATTGCGTGGACGGTTCAGTCCCTTGCAGATGCGGTTGGTGTTTCGAGCAAAACTCAGCAAAATACATATGCGCTTGATTTACCCCCAATTCCCACTGGAGGGCTCATGCTAGAGAAAGTCGGTCGAGCCCTCGCTGCTCTCATTCCCGAGAATGCAATCGTTTGCAATGAATCCGTCACATCCGGGTTTCACGTCATTCCGCCGATGGCAACTGCGCGACCACATGATTTGCTCGGGGGCACAGGTGGGGCCATCGGACTCTGCCTGCCTTGCGCGACCGGCGCAGCAATTGCATGTCCGGATAGAAAGGTCATCGCGCTTACAGGAGACGGATCTGCCATGTACACCTTGCAGTCCTTGTGGACCATGGCGCGCGAAAACCTTGACGTAACAGTGGTTGTGTTCGCCAACGGTGGCTATCAGATCCTGCGCGATGAGCTTGCAAATGTCGGCGTTGAGAGTATTGGCAAGAATGCTGAAGCGATGTTTGACGTGGAAAAACCGTCGCTTGACTGGGTTTCACTGGCGAAAGGGCATGGCGTTCCCGGAACACGGGCGGAAGATACTGATGAATTTGTTAAGGCTTTGTCTGTAGGACTGTCGAGCGGCGGGCCATCCTTGATCGAAGTTGTTTGTCCTTGA
- the phnD gene encoding phosphate/phosphite/phosphonate ABC transporter substrate-binding protein translates to MKILSILFSGAALAFTLSASNPVYAEECPRGDLDARFCDADGDLLADTPTDPAELIDPDTLIFAYTPVEDPAVYKEAWADFLTHLENETGKSVVFFPVQNNAAQIEAMRSGRLHIAGFNTGSNPLAVNCAGFNPFTIMAAPDGSFGYEMEIITYPGSGVEAVEDIKGKQLAFTSPTSNSGFKAPSAILKADYDMIPERDFEPVYSGKHDNSILGVANKDYLAASIANSVKARMISRDVVKEEDLKVLYKSQTFPTTGYGVVYNLKPELKEKIRNAFFNFEWDGTSLQEEFEKNGEGQFLEITYKEYWEVIRKIDAANGVSYACE, encoded by the coding sequence ATGAAAATTTTGTCCATTTTATTTTCCGGTGCGGCACTTGCCTTCACCCTTTCCGCCAGTAACCCGGTGTATGCAGAAGAGTGCCCGCGCGGCGATCTCGACGCGCGATTTTGCGATGCCGATGGTGATCTGTTGGCTGACACCCCAACCGATCCTGCTGAGCTGATCGACCCCGACACTTTGATTTTCGCTTACACCCCAGTTGAGGATCCAGCCGTCTACAAAGAAGCCTGGGCTGATTTCCTGACGCACCTCGAAAACGAAACCGGAAAATCGGTGGTGTTTTTCCCTGTGCAGAACAACGCGGCCCAGATCGAAGCGATGCGCTCTGGGCGACTTCACATTGCCGGTTTCAACACCGGGTCAAATCCGCTGGCCGTGAATTGCGCGGGCTTCAACCCGTTTACAATAATGGCGGCGCCGGACGGATCATTCGGGTATGAAATGGAAATCATCACTTACCCCGGCTCTGGCGTCGAGGCCGTCGAAGACATCAAGGGCAAACAACTGGCCTTTACGTCGCCCACCTCCAATTCCGGGTTCAAAGCACCTTCGGCTATCCTCAAGGCTGATTACGACATGATCCCTGAGCGTGATTTTGAACCGGTTTATTCCGGCAAGCACGACAACTCGATCCTGGGTGTGGCCAACAAAGATTACTTGGCTGCTTCAATCGCAAATTCGGTCAAGGCGCGAATGATCAGCCGTGATGTGGTCAAGGAAGAGGACCTTAAGGTTTTGTACAAATCCCAAACCTTTCCAACGACCGGCTACGGCGTCGTCTACAATCTCAAGCCCGAGTTAAAGGAAAAAATTCGCAACGCGTTCTTCAACTTTGAGTGGGACGGTACGTCTTTGCAAGAGGAATTCGAGAAGAACGGCGAAGGCCAGTTCCTTGAAATCACTTATAAAGAGTACTGGGAGGTCATCCGCAAAATCGACGCGGCGAATGGCGTTAGTTACGCGTGTGAGTAA
- a CDS encoding Na/Pi cotransporter family protein, translated as MDSSPIVILLNLAAAAALLIWAVRLVRTGFERAFGGQLRLWLRRSTANRLTASATGAAAAVLLQSSTAVAMLLAGFMAAGTIGGGAGLAIILGADLGSAIVVQILNSRIAVLTPLLMLAGVLMFLRSSRRTPRQIGRVLIGLALIFLSLELIRNASAPLSESDATRAVMAYLSRDLISAFLIAAVFAWLVHSSVAAVLLFATLTAQGLMPLEAAFAMVLGANLGGAFIAFFLTIGGAVSVRRVVFANLLLRGGGATLMLFVLAQIDAAGVVPGGSHAQKVLNLHLIFNLGLLLFGLACLRPSIWVARQVLAETNGTQAEAQNRSVLDPTVQNHPSRAFACAQRELVEMGNRVEIMLRDAMGLFDVFDDVVAQRLRQEMKDMTQMSLDLRVYLSGVRSSDPKVDTGTRAFDLSGIAVNLEAGADVIARKMVELARRKDVQKVSFSEDGWRELSDFHDQVLRNVQHGITVLMSEDIGLARELVEQKEKIREKEQVLERWHLKRLRQGLTDTIETSAIHLDLLRALKMLNTSFAMIAYPLLKEQGELLESRLAT; from the coding sequence ATGGATAGTTCACCGATTGTAATATTGCTCAACCTGGCGGCGGCGGCTGCCTTGTTGATCTGGGCCGTCCGTCTGGTGCGCACTGGATTTGAGCGCGCCTTTGGCGGACAACTTCGGCTGTGGCTAAGACGTTCTACGGCCAATCGCCTGACAGCTTCGGCCACGGGCGCAGCGGCGGCTGTCCTATTGCAGAGCTCCACCGCGGTAGCGATGCTTTTGGCGGGGTTCATGGCTGCCGGAACAATTGGTGGTGGCGCGGGGCTTGCAATCATCCTCGGCGCTGATTTGGGATCGGCCATCGTGGTGCAAATTCTGAATTCACGTATCGCGGTTCTGACACCCTTGCTGATGCTCGCAGGCGTTTTGATGTTTCTGCGCAGTTCTCGGCGAACACCGCGCCAAATTGGCCGTGTCCTGATCGGTCTGGCATTGATCTTTCTGTCGCTAGAGCTGATCCGCAACGCCAGCGCGCCTTTATCAGAGAGTGATGCGACCCGTGCGGTTATGGCCTACCTTTCACGCGACTTGATTTCGGCATTTTTAATTGCCGCTGTTTTTGCGTGGCTCGTGCATTCTAGCGTGGCAGCAGTTCTTCTTTTCGCAACCCTAACAGCGCAGGGTCTCATGCCATTGGAAGCCGCATTCGCCATGGTTCTCGGCGCCAATCTGGGAGGCGCCTTCATCGCGTTTTTCCTGACAATTGGCGGTGCGGTATCCGTGCGGCGCGTTGTCTTTGCCAATCTGTTGTTGCGGGGCGGTGGGGCAACACTAATGCTGTTTGTTCTTGCACAAATCGATGCAGCGGGTGTTGTGCCGGGTGGAAGTCATGCGCAAAAGGTTCTGAACCTGCACCTGATCTTCAATCTGGGTTTGCTTCTGTTTGGATTGGCGTGTCTCAGACCGTCCATCTGGGTCGCGCGTCAGGTGCTAGCAGAGACCAACGGCACCCAAGCCGAGGCTCAAAACAGGTCAGTGTTGGATCCCACCGTTCAAAACCATCCGTCCCGCGCATTTGCCTGTGCACAACGTGAACTCGTTGAGATGGGTAACCGGGTCGAGATCATGTTGCGCGATGCCATGGGGCTTTTCGATGTGTTTGATGACGTTGTGGCACAGCGCCTGCGACAAGAGATGAAAGACATGACGCAGATGTCGCTGGATCTGCGTGTCTATCTTTCCGGGGTGCGCAGCAGTGACCCGAAAGTGGACACAGGAACGCGTGCATTTGATTTGTCAGGCATAGCTGTAAACCTCGAAGCCGGGGCGGATGTCATCGCGCGAAAAATGGTCGAGTTGGCGCGGCGCAAAGATGTTCAGAAGGTCAGTTTCTCAGAGGATGGTTGGCGTGAGTTGTCCGACTTCCACGACCAGGTGCTGCGCAACGTTCAACACGGCATCACGGTCCTCATGTCAGAAGACATTGGGTTGGCCCGCGAACTGGTTGAGCAAAAAGAAAAGATCAGAGAAAAAGAGCAGGTGCTTGAACGATGGCACCTTAAACGTCTCAGACAGGGATTGACCGATACCATCGAAACGAGCGCAATTCACCTTGATCTGCTGCGCGCCTTGAAAATGTTGAACACCTCGTTCGCGATGATTGCATACCCTCTTCTGAAAGAGCAGGGCGAGCTTTTGGAAAGCAGACTTGCAACTTAG
- the phnE gene encoding phosphonate ABC transporter, permease protein PhnE, translating to MTDTDFDLNARIGQPWKKPPLIQRRWLRWVLLLGFIAYLIAAVLTIEVNWARVYEGLERGKEFVLAFTRPDFVSRSGDIYDGMIESIVMTVAASVVGVLISIPIALGAARNVAPLPIYLICRGIIAISRALQEIIVAILLVAIFGFGPLAGFLTLSFATIGFLSKLLAEDIESMDRVQAEAIKASGARWSQWINYGVQPQVMPRLLGLSMYRIDINFRESAILGLVGAGGIGATLNTAFDRYEYDTAAAILILIIVIVMALEYLSGVIRARVQ from the coding sequence ATGACTGATACAGACTTCGATCTGAATGCCCGGATCGGCCAGCCATGGAAAAAGCCGCCGCTTATTCAGCGCCGCTGGCTGCGTTGGGTGCTGTTGCTGGGTTTCATTGCGTACTTGATCGCGGCCGTCCTGACCATCGAAGTTAACTGGGCACGTGTCTACGAAGGTCTGGAGCGTGGAAAAGAATTCGTTCTAGCGTTTACCCGACCCGATTTCGTAAGCCGGTCAGGCGACATCTACGACGGCATGATTGAGAGTATCGTCATGACAGTGGCCGCCTCAGTCGTCGGTGTCCTTATCTCTATTCCCATCGCTTTAGGAGCCGCACGTAACGTGGCACCATTGCCGATCTATCTGATCTGCCGCGGGATAATTGCGATCTCTCGTGCGCTGCAGGAAATCATCGTCGCGATCCTGCTCGTGGCAATCTTTGGCTTTGGACCTCTGGCAGGTTTTTTGACACTTAGTTTCGCCACCATCGGCTTTTTGTCCAAGCTTCTGGCAGAAGACATCGAGAGTATGGATCGTGTGCAGGCAGAGGCCATCAAAGCCTCTGGCGCACGCTGGTCGCAATGGATCAACTACGGTGTGCAGCCACAGGTCATGCCACGGCTGCTTGGTCTTTCGATGTATCGCATCGACATCAACTTCCGTGAAAGCGCCATTCTGGGTCTCGTAGGTGCGGGTGGGATCGGCGCGACCCTCAACACAGCTTTTGACCGGTATGAGTATGATACCGCAGCGGCCATTCTGATCCTGATCATCGTAATTGTCATGGCGCTAGAGTATCTCTCCGGCGTTATCCGGGCACGTGTGCAATAA
- the phnC gene encoding phosphonate ABC transporter ATP-binding protein, giving the protein MLRLEKLVKTYKTGDQALKAVDLDVPEGQVLALIGPSGAGKSTLIRCINRLVEPTSGQVFLGETELTRLSSGALRRERCRMGMIFQEYALVERLTVMENVLSGRLGYVGFWRSFLRRFPQEDFDEAFRLLDRVGLAHMADKRADELSGGQRQRVGICRALIQDPAVLLVDEPTASLDPKTSRQIMRLICELCKERKLAAIINIHDVALAQMFVQRVIGLRFGTIEFDGPPDALTPEVLTTIYGEEDWEATIEKVEDENGDTIEAAE; this is encoded by the coding sequence ATGCTGCGGCTTGAAAAGCTGGTGAAAACCTACAAGACCGGAGATCAGGCGCTGAAAGCTGTTGATCTGGACGTGCCAGAGGGTCAAGTTTTGGCCCTCATCGGCCCATCGGGCGCGGGCAAGTCAACTTTGATCCGATGCATCAACCGGCTGGTGGAACCAACTTCCGGCCAGGTCTTTTTGGGCGAAACTGAACTTACCAGGTTGTCCTCAGGGGCGCTGCGCCGAGAGCGGTGTCGCATGGGCATGATCTTTCAGGAATATGCACTGGTTGAGCGATTGACCGTGATGGAGAACGTTCTGTCAGGCCGGCTGGGGTATGTCGGGTTCTGGCGCAGTTTTCTGCGGCGGTTTCCGCAAGAGGATTTCGATGAAGCGTTCCGGCTTTTGGATCGTGTTGGGCTTGCCCATATGGCGGACAAACGGGCCGATGAGTTGTCCGGAGGGCAACGTCAACGGGTCGGAATTTGTCGCGCACTGATACAGGATCCCGCTGTTTTACTTGTGGATGAACCGACCGCCTCGCTGGACCCGAAAACGTCCCGGCAGATCATGCGCCTCATCTGTGAGCTTTGCAAAGAACGCAAGCTGGCCGCGATCATCAATATACATGACGTGGCACTGGCCCAGATGTTCGTCCAACGCGTCATTGGACTTCGATTTGGGACCATTGAATTCGACGGGCCACCCGACGCTCTAACGCCCGAAGTCTTGACGACCATCTATGGCGAAGAAGACTGGGAAGCGACCATTGAGAAAGTCGAGGATGAGAACGGCGATACGATTGAGGCCGCCGAATGA